agcctgacacagtaaTACTCATGGAGTCATAGTCTACAGGCAATGCCActgacaccaccatcaccatccctggatatggcatgtctcaccagcaggacagTGATATATAGTTGGGAGGGAGCTGCCCTGGgaattctcaacattgactctgaccccatgaagtttcatggcatcaggttaaacatggcaaggaaacctcttactTGTTATCATGGACTGTCCTCCCTCATCTGATGAAGAATCGATGACAAGTGAGAACAAGGTTAGGTAGATCTTTCTCTCTTGGTTGGCACCTTGAGTCTAGCAGCTATGATCTTAAGGGCTTGGCCAACAGTGTTGCTGCGGAGTCACTCTTTGCTATCAATATTGAAGACTCCTAGAGTATACTGTATCCTATGCCCTCACACCTGAAGGACTTCCCCTAAGAACTCTGGGATCATAGTTCTTGTGAGTGCTATCTGAACTCCCGACTTCGATGTTCAacacttttgcttttttttttacaaacgaCAGACACGAATTCTGTTAGCATGTAGATATTTCAATTATATTTGAAATACATCAAAGTTCGAAAAGCATAATTCTTACATTTTAAAATACAATTACTCAAGTtgtaaacctgctctgccattagaAATTGGCATCTGTTTCTTTTCATAATTTAACCATTAATTTTAGTTAAAATAGTCATTCATAGATCCAAATTCTAAAGCTGCAGCAAGTCAACAATTTCAATTGTTCAGCAAATTTTTCAGAAAATCCCAATGATGTCCACGGCCGCAAAGAAAGCAAAGACACAGTACCCTCCCAAACAAGAGGATAGTATTACACTGCTCAGCCACCATGCACAGACTGACATCAATTATGCAACTAGGACTCCTCACTGATAGAAGGGAAGGAGAGGAACCTGCCTCTCTCAGCATGGTCGAATGTAGTGTCTCCTGTTTTAACAGGTCAACCAGAACATCAGAGCAGCAGCATTGAGACCAAAGGCATTTGAGATGGTGCGTTAATCTGACCTTCTCATCACACTGGGAGAGTTGCCACAGATTACCACATCTTCCTGTTTGGTGAGCAGTTTGGGAGGGGGTTAGTGGAAGTGTCAGTTGACAGAATTCCCGatcattgttttattttacatCAACTGTCAGAGAAGTCAGTTGGACAGCACTCAACATATTCTCCTGCTCTGTGGGTGCTGTCTGACTGAAAGACAGTGATCAGTGCAAACCAACCAGCCTTTCAGATTCTCAGTAACAGCACAACAGAATCTGGTTACTTTCAGCTAGATTTCGGCCCTGATTTCAGCTACATGACGGAGTGGACAAGGCAATATATTACTGTATTTAAGAGCAACCCTGGCATAATCCTAGGATTAATTGAATGCCTGAAGCATCTGCTCAAGgagctgagtgtgagtgagtgtgtgagtgtgtgagtgagagagtgagagagtgagagagtgagagagtgagagagtgtgagagtgtgagagtgtgagagtgagagagtgagagagtgagagagtgcgagagtgagagagtgcgagagtgcgagagtgcgagagtgcgagagtgcgagagtgcgagagtgcgagagtgcgagagtgcgagagtgcgagagagagtgagagagtgcgcACGCGCTAGTTTGGATGggagaattattttaaaaatgcacttgTCTGATAAGCTCAGACAAGCAGCACTGACAGATTATACACAATACAGAATGAGCTAGCGGAGAAATCTAAACCGGTCACGACAGCTTCGAAAAATAAATGATCCACCGGCAATTCTGGAGTCTGACAATAATAAGCCCAACATTCACACTCCCCTGGGCCTCCACTGTTTTTACATCTTCAGGATCTAAACTAGAACAGACTTCAAGGCAAGTTTAAGTTCTGAAAATATGACAGATTAGTAGCAGATAGACAGGAAGCATCATTTAGGTTGAGCTACAGGATGACACAAGGAGCCTGACTCTTGACAATTTTCTGTACTTCTTCTCCATCGCTGGCTTTCTGGACTGCATTGAGGACCTGTAAGAGAGGGGAGTAACCAACACAACTTGAAAAATCACTCCTCAGGTTACCTGTTTAGCCAGCTATACAGAAAGGTGCAACAGGTATCAGGCTCATTTTGCTTAGTCACGTCAGTAGGATGTCGATGTTTtaaagaaggtgcagaggagatttaccaggatgctgcctgaattgaaGGGCCTGTATTACGAGTACAGATGAAGTGAGCtaaggcttttcacactggagagaagacggaagagagatgacttgattgagGTGCACAAGGTAATgggaggcagagatagagtagaTAACTAGAGACTATTCCccaggcagaaatggctgtcacgagagGTAATTTTACAGTGATTGGaaggaggtttaggggagatatcagaagtaggttcttcgcaaagagtgatgggggcatggaatgcactgccagaggtggtgatactagagtcagagacattaagcgactgctggacaaacaTGTGTTGATCTtacattaagataaatgcttggcacaataTCATGgtctgaagggcttgtactgtgctgcactgctcTATGTACTTATATACAGACACTTCCTGAAGAATACCTCCCTGGAGCATATTGTTAAACAAGTACAACAACATTGAGAATTTATAGCACACCTTCAACACAGTCAAATGTCACAAAGCTTTTTAAAGAAGCAATCAAATGAAGTTCAGTGCAAAACTGTGTCCGGAGACATTTGGACAGAAAGGTGAAGGTTTAAGTTTACTCTCAGATGTGAAGCAAAGGAGGAGAAGGAAGGGAGAGATGTCTGAATACAACTCCAGAACTTAGTTCTGAAGCAAATAAAAGCATGACTGCTGATGTTGGGTGATTAGAATTAGGAAGCACAAAGGCCAGAAAGAGAAGCATAATGACTGGAGGATTggttggaggaatttacagagatatggaacaaagggggtttagggtgtaggtttgctcgctgagctgtaggtttgatatccagacgtttcattacctggctcggtaacatcatcagtggcgacctccaagtgaaacgaagctgttgtctcctgctttctatttatatctttctcctggatggggttcctggggtttgtggtgatgtcatttcctgttcgttttctgaggggttgatagatggtatctagatctatgtgtttgtttatggcattgtggttggagtgccaggcctctaggaattctctggcatgtctttgcttagcctgtcccaggatagatgtgttgtcccaatcaaaatggtgttttttttcatccgtgtgtagggctatgagggagagggggtcgtgtctttttgtggctagctggtgttcgtgtatccctggtggctaactttctttctgtttgtcctacgtagcatttgtggcagtccttgcatgggattttatagatgacgttgacAAAGCCAACGTTttggttgtactgggtcttttaggtttgttagttttgtttgagagtgttggtgggtttgtgtgctattaggattccaaggggtctcaataatctggctgtcatttctgaaacttctttgatgtacggTAAAGTGGTTAGGGCTtctgattgggacaacacatctatcctgggacaggctgagcaaagacatgccagagaattcctagaggcctggcactccaaccacaatgccataaacaagcacaaagatctagatgccatctatcaacccctcagaaaacaaacaggaaatgacatcaccacaaaccccaggaaccccatccaggagaaagatataaatagaaagcaggagacaacagcttcgcttcacatggaggtcgccactgatgatgttacctagccaggtaatgaaacgtctggatatcacacctacagctcagcgagtaaaccttgCAAAAATATGGAACAAAGCCAGGTAAGGATTGCAAACATTATATAATCAGTCAATGCAGATGAACAGATGATTTTTCAATGGGGCTTGATaaggccaagtgttggaaagtgggattcAAATACTTGGGAAGTTGCTTTTAACTGCTGCAGAAGGCCCTTTTCCTGCGGTGTAGACCTCCATGACCCTAAAAATGAAGTTGTTGGTCTATTTCAGTGCTAAGATTCTGGCAAATTCTCCAGGATATGGAGCAAGAAACAAGGTGGAGTAAGGGGCAACCAAATCTGATTCAATTTTGAAAGGATTCAAATGTCTACTTACATCATCAATGTAAGGAAAGCCACTGGTCTCTAGCTTGGAAAAGATCAGCTTCCCATTGATTTCAATCTCAAAGCTGCCTGAAGTCAGAGAAAGAAAATATCATCGAAACACACAAATTACAATGTGCCTTAGAATACTTAATGAAGATAGTGCTGTAAACTATGCCATGGAGTGATTGGCCCAGCCTATGACTACAATACCCTGTTACATCAGTCTTGCAGATTAAAGGAACAGGCTCAAATGATTGAATGGTCTAATCTTGGGTCCTCATGGAAACACAGAGGGAAAGATGACAAAGAAGTGAATGGGTCAAGGTCAGCCTGAGAGAATCAAAACCTGCTCATGGGGATTGTTAGCAGCTGATaatgggttgtttgtggtagcaACCCACGTGATGacagggctgtgtgtgtgtgggttggggtaaggacacgGGAGATGGTGCTAaagcctaaaattattgaacataaTACTGagccctgaaggctgcagggtccccgaatagaaaatgtgatgctggaatcTGAGATGCTGAAATGacactgtttctgatttccagtatctacagttcCTTGGATTTTCTTTTGTTTAGTAGCACAAAATAAACaattgggctgggagtctgtggaTCACCTTAACCTACAGTTACACGGGACTGTGAGCAGGTACTCTTACCCCTGGGTTTCTAATGGACAGTAGATCACTCCCACATAACGTGGTCGCCTGTATGAAGTCCCACTGCCTTACAGTAGGCTGGAATGCCCAGGGGTTTCCAGGCAGTGGATAAATGGAGAAAGTGGCTGGTGTGGTGTGCAGCAATACATCTTTGGAACAAGTGAAACTCGAACCCAGGTGTTCTTGCCCAGAAGGAGGGACAACAGCATAGTGCCACGATAGCCTCCAGAACTtagcatttcttttaaaaaaatactcacCACTAAATCATAGATTTGACTAATTAAGCAATAAGTGCAATGCAACAATAACAAATTATAGGGAGggtagggaaagagagagaactaAATTAGAATATCATAGGATTTATTTGTTACAATTATCTTATTACAAAATACATTGAAAAGTTTTATACTACGTTGCCactctctggtgccatcttaaaacacagaaaaataaaccaaaccacagaatataaaggcagacaaatgaagaaataaagaaagtgcCCAACTTTAGTCATTTTTGTTAACAAGGAGTCCAAGCGGGAAATAATACATTCCAGCCTATTTCTCTGCtcagtgttttatttttctgtcatGAGATACTACTACAACCTCCGGATTTTTTTTCTAATCTATTGCCAAATCAttcatttttctaatgaaaataaaatttacAGACACATCCCAATAGGGCCAGTGCACCAGCAACAGAGTGAAGGAAAAATAGCGAAAGGAGGAGGGTTAAATTAAAATGGCATTGGGATCATGTATTCCCATACCCATGGTGTTAATCTCTTCCTAAAGACAAGAGCACAGCATTAAAATAGAGTGAAAACATTCCTCTTCCATTGTATGCCATCATAAACAGTATTCTACCTCTTGTGGGACCTTGTTGTGTAATCTGGCTAGACATTTGTTTTCCCACCCAGAGATAGGGCTGTTCAATAGCATCTCCCGTATGTGAAATATGCCTGAGGGATGGAATCATTTGAATGCATGCTTGCAGGTTAGCCAACTGGCTATTCTGAGCAGAGGAATTCCTAAGGTCACAGATTTCATGTTTATTGGTGTTCATCTACAAAAGTGCACGCCGTTGAAAGTTCTTCGCCGTCAATAAGAGAAATAAGCAAATCTACAATCATTCCAGCAATCCACCTGAAAGAAGGTATTAACGTATTGTATTACCTTTCCTCCCAACGTCTCCAGAGACCTCCGCATCAGGAAACTTCTCCTTGATGTTACTGGAGAGTTCCTTATAGCGGTTGCCATATCCTCATCCACCACTACAAAAGAAACAAGAATGGAGTTTACCCTAAATTTTGCAAAAGGTATGACAGCAGATTTCTTAACACTACCTCAACAGTCAGTGCAATTATCTGACAGAAGTGTCATACATAATTAAAATTCTCAACAATAATCCTGAGCCACCTTGCTCCCCCAGTTAACATCCTGAAATCCAATGGGTCCTGTCACACCGTGTTAGATTTGCCCTTAGCTTTGGTTCAGTGGGGAAGTGCACACAGTTTGAGTCGGAAAGCCAGGAATTCAGGACTTTGCCAGAGACTTGAACATTTAATCCAGGCTGCAACATCAATAAGAATGAGGGGGAAGAAACTGAGGGGGCACTGCACTATCAGATTTGTTCAAACTCAATGTATCACATGTCACTATCTATATCAGAACTCCCCCTGCCTTCTGTAGCTCACAGGATATTCATATGAACAAATCCCATAAACAAGACTAAGCTCAATGTATCATTTCCATTATTCCCCAGCATTCTATGATGAACAGTAAATAACcaaggatgtaggtttgctcactgagctggaaggttcacttccagacgttttgtcaccctactaggtaacatcttcagtgggccgctgggtgaagcactgttgataattcctgctttctatgtttgggtttctttgggttggtgatgtcatttcatgcggtgttctctctctcagggatggtaGATGGTGTCTAACtctgtgtttgttaatagagttccagttggaatgccatgcttttaggaattctcgtgcatgtctctgtttagcttgtcct
Above is a window of Hemiscyllium ocellatum isolate sHemOce1 chromosome 32, sHemOce1.pat.X.cur, whole genome shotgun sequence DNA encoding:
- the selenow2a gene encoding selenoprotein W, 2a produces the protein MAMKVHVEYCGGUGYGNRYKELSSNIKEKFPDAEVSGDVGRKGSFEIEINGKLIFSKLETSGFPYIDDVLNAVQKASDGEEVQKIVKSQAPCVIL